A single genomic interval of Streptomyces sp. BA2 harbors:
- the gcvP gene encoding aminomethyl-transferring glycine dehydrogenase has product MTATPRTPLSQLEQGIPFEQRHIGPDVEARAKMLAQVGYGSLDELTAAAVPDVIKNAEALNLPGARTEAEVLAELRSLADRNQVLDSMIGLGYYGTFTPPVILRNVMENPAWYTAYTPYQPEISQGRLEALLNFQTVVAELTGLPTSGASLLDEGTAAAEAMALSRRMGKVKDGVFLVDADALPQTIAVIQTRAEPTGVEVVVADLSEGIPAEVAERGVVGVLIQYPGASGAVRDIKPLIEQAHELGAIVSVAADLLALTLLTSPGELGADIAVGTTQRFGVPMGFGGPHAGYMAVREKFARSLPGRLVGVSVDADGNKAYRLALQTREQHIRREKATSNICTAQVLLAVMAGMYAVYHGPEGLKAIARRTHRYAIVLAAGLAAGGVEVVHGAYFDTLTVRVPGRADELVAAAREGGVNIHQIDADHVSLACDETTTRKQLTAIWTAFGVEADIEALDAETEDTLPGGLLRSDEYLTHPVFHQYRSETAMLRYLRKLADRDYALDRGMIPLGSCTMKLNATTEMEPVTWPEFGQLHPFAPAQQAQGYLTLIRELEERLAEVTGYDKVSLQPNAGSQGELAGLLAVRGYHRANGDEQRTVCLIPSSAHGTNAASAVMAGMKVVVVKTSDDGEIDIEDLRAKIEKHRDELSVLMITYPSTHGVFEEHVADICAQVHEAGGQVYVDGANLNALVGLAQPGKFGGDVSHLNLHKTFCIPHGGGGPGVGPVGVREHLAPYLPNHPLQPAAGPETGVGPISAAPWGSAGILPISWAYVRLMGGEGLKRATQVAVLSANYIAKRLEPHYPVLYTGPGGLVAHECIIDLRPISKATGVSVDDIAKRLIDYGFHAPTMSFPVAGTLMIEPTESEDLVEIDRFCEAMISIRAEIEKVGGDWPADDNPLRNAPHTAAALGGEWEHAYSREDAVFPAGVVAADKYWPPVRRIDQAYGDRNLVCSCPPLDAYED; this is encoded by the coding sequence ATGACCGCCACTCCTCGCACCCCGCTCTCCCAGCTCGAACAGGGCATCCCCTTCGAGCAGCGGCACATCGGTCCCGATGTGGAAGCACGGGCCAAGATGCTCGCGCAGGTCGGATACGGCTCGCTCGACGAGCTGACCGCCGCCGCCGTGCCGGATGTGATCAAGAACGCCGAGGCGCTGAACCTCCCCGGGGCGCGCACCGAGGCCGAGGTCCTGGCCGAGTTGCGCTCCCTCGCGGACCGTAACCAGGTTCTTGATTCCATGATCGGGCTCGGTTACTACGGGACCTTCACGCCGCCCGTGATTCTGCGGAACGTCATGGAGAACCCTGCGTGGTACACCGCTTACACGCCGTACCAGCCCGAGATCTCCCAGGGGCGGCTCGAGGCGCTGCTCAACTTCCAGACCGTCGTCGCCGAGCTGACGGGGCTGCCCACGTCCGGTGCCTCGCTGCTGGACGAGGGGACCGCCGCCGCCGAGGCCATGGCGCTGTCGCGGCGCATGGGCAAGGTCAAGGACGGTGTCTTCCTCGTCGACGCCGACGCGCTGCCGCAGACCATCGCCGTCATCCAGACCCGCGCCGAGCCGACCGGTGTCGAGGTCGTGGTCGCCGATCTGAGCGAGGGCATCCCGGCCGAGGTCGCCGAGCGCGGTGTCGTCGGCGTACTGATCCAGTACCCCGGCGCCTCGGGTGCCGTGCGCGACATCAAGCCCCTCATCGAGCAGGCGCACGAGCTCGGTGCCATAGTCTCCGTCGCCGCCGACCTGCTGGCCCTCACGCTGCTCACCTCGCCCGGTGAGCTCGGCGCCGACATCGCGGTCGGGACCACGCAGCGCTTCGGCGTCCCGATGGGCTTCGGCGGCCCGCACGCCGGTTACATGGCGGTGCGCGAGAAGTTCGCGCGCAGCCTGCCCGGGCGGCTGGTCGGTGTCTCCGTGGACGCGGACGGCAACAAGGCCTACCGGCTCGCGCTGCAGACCCGTGAGCAGCACATCCGCCGCGAGAAGGCCACCAGCAACATCTGTACCGCTCAGGTGCTGCTCGCCGTGATGGCCGGAATGTACGCGGTCTACCACGGACCCGAGGGGCTCAAGGCCATCGCGCGGCGTACCCACCGCTACGCCATCGTGCTCGCCGCGGGGCTCGCCGCGGGCGGGGTCGAGGTCGTGCACGGTGCGTACTTCGACACCCTGACCGTGCGGGTGCCCGGCAGGGCCGACGAGCTCGTCGCCGCGGCCCGCGAGGGTGGCGTCAACATCCACCAGATCGACGCCGACCACGTCTCGCTGGCCTGCGACGAGACCACCACGCGCAAGCAACTGACCGCGATCTGGACCGCGTTCGGGGTCGAGGCCGACATCGAGGCGCTCGACGCGGAGACCGAGGACACGCTTCCCGGCGGCCTGCTGCGCTCCGACGAGTACCTGACGCACCCCGTCTTCCACCAGTACCGCTCCGAGACCGCGATGCTGCGCTACCTGCGCAAGCTGGCCGACCGTGACTACGCGCTCGACCGCGGCATGATCCCGCTGGGCTCCTGCACCATGAAGCTCAACGCGACCACGGAGATGGAGCCGGTCACCTGGCCCGAGTTCGGGCAGCTGCACCCCTTCGCCCCCGCCCAGCAGGCGCAGGGCTATCTGACGCTCATCCGTGAGCTGGAGGAGCGGCTCGCCGAGGTCACCGGGTACGACAAGGTCTCGCTGCAGCCCAACGCCGGTTCGCAGGGCGAGCTTGCCGGACTGCTCGCCGTGCGCGGCTACCACCGCGCCAACGGCGACGAGCAGCGCACCGTCTGCCTCATCCCGTCCTCCGCGCACGGCACCAACGCCGCGAGCGCCGTGATGGCCGGCATGAAGGTCGTCGTCGTGAAGACCAGCGACGACGGCGAGATCGACATCGAGGACCTGCGCGCCAAGATCGAGAAGCACCGCGACGAGCTGTCCGTGCTCATGATCACCTACCCGTCCACGCACGGTGTCTTCGAGGAGCACGTCGCCGACATCTGCGCCCAGGTGCACGAGGCGGGCGGCCAGGTCTACGTCGACGGGGCGAACCTCAACGCCCTGGTGGGCCTCGCCCAGCCCGGCAAGTTCGGCGGCGACGTCTCGCACCTGAACCTGCACAAGACGTTCTGCATCCCGCACGGCGGCGGTGGCCCCGGCGTCGGCCCGGTCGGTGTGCGCGAGCACCTCGCGCCGTACCTGCCCAACCACCCGCTGCAGCCCGCCGCGGGCCCCGAGACGGGCGTGGGTCCGATCTCCGCCGCGCCGTGGGGCTCGGCCGGAATCCTGCCGATCTCCTGGGCGTACGTACGCCTCATGGGCGGCGAGGGCCTCAAGCGGGCCACGCAGGTCGCCGTGCTCTCCGCGAACTACATCGCCAAGCGCCTGGAGCCGCACTACCCGGTGCTCTACACCGGTCCCGGCGGGCTCGTCGCGCACGAGTGCATCATCGATCTGCGGCCGATCAGCAAGGCGACCGGTGTCAGCGTCGACGACATCGCCAAGCGGCTCATCGACTACGGCTTCCACGCGCCGACCATGTCGTTCCCGGTCGCGGGCACCCTGATGATCGAGCCGACCGAGAGCGAGGACCTGGTCGAGATCGACCGGTTCTGCGAGGCGATGATCAGCATTCGCGCCGAGATCGAGAAGGTCGGCGGCGATTGGCCCGCCGATGACAACCCGCTGCGCAACGCCCCGCACACCGCCGCAGCGCTCGGCGGTGAGTGGGAGCACGCGTACAGCCGCGAGGATGCCGTCTTCCCGGCCGGTGTGGTGGCCGCGGACAAGTACTGGCCGCCGGTGCGCCGCATCGACCAGGCGTACGGCGACCGGAACCTGGTCTGCTCCTGCCCGCCGCTGGATGCGTACGAGGACTGA
- a CDS encoding PRC-barrel domain-containing protein, producing the protein MQTDIDPRNLIGRKAFDRNGAKIGTIDEVYLDDATGAPEWAAIRTGLFSRDAFVPLEPSELVRDGTVRIPFERSLIKDAPDFGVGRHLSPEQELQLYRHYGLDTTLPESPPPPDKNFGRIAGEEEP; encoded by the coding sequence GTGCAGACCGATATCGATCCGCGCAACCTGATCGGCCGGAAGGCGTTCGACCGGAACGGGGCCAAGATCGGCACGATCGACGAGGTCTATCTCGACGACGCCACCGGCGCCCCGGAGTGGGCGGCCATACGCACGGGCCTGTTCAGCCGGGACGCGTTCGTGCCCCTGGAGCCCAGCGAGCTCGTACGCGACGGCACAGTGCGCATCCCCTTCGAGCGCTCCCTGATCAAGGACGCCCCCGACTTCGGCGTCGGCCGCCACCTCTCCCCCGAACAGGAACTGCAGCTCTACCGCCACTACGGCCTGGACACCACACTTCCCGAGTCACCTCCGCCACCGGACAAGAACTTCGGCCGCATAGCGGGCGAGGAAGAGCCCTGA
- a CDS encoding DNA polymerase IV, translating to MRTAPTILHLDMDAFYASAEQAAKPSLRGKAVVVGGLGPRGVVATASYEARKFGVHSAMPMGQARRLAPNAAYLVPRFGLYREISEQVMGLLRELSPLVEPLSLDEAFVDLEAGGVADDQASALAVGERLRADIKAVTGLAGSVGLAASKMLAKIASEEAKPDGLRLIVPGTERDLLGPMPVRTLPGVGPATGDHLRRGGITTVGEIAEAGEDELVRLLGKSHGSALYAMALARDERPVVAERESKSVSVEDTYDVDIHDRVRVRGEVARLADRCVERLRAAGHSGRTIVLKVRRFDFSTLTRSETLRGPTDDPGVVREAAARLLEAVDTTGGVRLLGVGVTGLADYTQEDLFAQAQAQALAEGPEQGEGEGDTAGEEAAADGAEEPPADEMPLAARRWAAGHDVRHERFGHGWVQGSGLGRVTVRFETPGSLPGRVRTFRVDDAELVPAEPLPLVGPPEVGAEQCPLG from the coding sequence GTGAGAACCGCGCCCACGATTCTGCATCTCGACATGGATGCCTTCTACGCGTCTGCCGAGCAGGCCGCGAAGCCGAGTCTGCGCGGGAAAGCCGTGGTCGTGGGCGGGCTCGGGCCGCGGGGTGTGGTGGCCACGGCGTCGTACGAGGCGCGGAAGTTCGGTGTGCACTCGGCGATGCCCATGGGGCAGGCGCGGCGCCTGGCGCCCAATGCCGCTTATCTGGTGCCGCGCTTCGGGCTCTACCGCGAGATCAGCGAGCAGGTGATGGGGCTGCTGCGGGAGCTGTCGCCGCTGGTGGAGCCGCTCAGCCTGGACGAGGCCTTCGTCGATCTGGAGGCGGGGGGCGTGGCCGACGACCAGGCGTCGGCGCTCGCTGTGGGTGAGCGGTTGCGTGCGGACATCAAGGCGGTGACGGGGCTCGCGGGGTCGGTCGGGCTCGCCGCGTCCAAGATGCTGGCCAAGATCGCCTCGGAGGAGGCCAAGCCGGACGGCCTGCGGCTCATAGTGCCGGGGACCGAGCGTGACCTGCTCGGTCCGATGCCGGTCCGGACGCTGCCCGGTGTCGGTCCTGCCACCGGGGACCATCTGCGGCGGGGCGGGATCACGACCGTGGGGGAGATCGCGGAGGCGGGCGAGGACGAGCTCGTACGCCTCCTCGGGAAGTCGCACGGGAGCGCGCTGTACGCGATGGCGCTCGCGCGGGACGAGCGGCCCGTGGTGGCGGAGCGGGAATCCAAGTCGGTCAGCGTCGAGGACACGTACGACGTGGACATCCACGACCGGGTACGGGTCAGGGGCGAGGTCGCGCGGCTCGCCGACCGGTGTGTGGAGCGGCTGCGGGCGGCGGGGCACTCGGGGCGGACGATCGTCCTGAAGGTGCGGCGGTTCGACTTCTCGACGCTGACGCGCTCCGAGACGCTGCGTGGGCCGACGGACGACCCCGGGGTGGTGCGGGAGGCCGCGGCGCGGCTCCTCGAGGCCGTGGACACCACCGGAGGCGTGCGGCTGCTCGGGGTGGGGGTCACGGGGCTCGCCGACTACACGCAGGAGGACCTCTTCGCGCAGGCGCAGGCGCAGGCGCTGGCCGAGGGCCCTGAGCAGGGGGAGGGCGAGGGCGATACTGCGGGGGAGGAAGCGGCTGCGGATGGCGCGGAGGAGCCGCCAGCTGATGAGATGCCGCTTGCCGCGCGGCGGTGGGCTGCCGGGCACGACGTGCGGCATGAGCGGTTCGGGCACGGGTGGGTGCAGGGGAGCGGGCTCGGGCGTGTGACGGTGCGGTTCGAGACGCCGGGGTCCTTGCCGGGGCGGGTGCGGACCTTCCGGGTGGACGATGCCGAGCTTGTACCCGCGGAGCCGTTGCCGCTGGTGGGACCACCGGAGGTGGGTGCTGAGCAGTGCCCCTTGGGTTAG
- a CDS encoding MerR family transcriptional regulator produces the protein MRSSGDGTAMGGPYPLHSSAAGHSPKRPMAVQGSVQGSGDATSGQSEQEQIGYRGPTACAAAGITYRQLDYWARTGLVEPSVRSAGGSGTQRLYSFRDVVVLKIVKRFLDTGVSLQNIRTTVQHLRDRGFRDLERMTLMSDGATVYECTSPDEVHDLLQGGQGVFGIAVGVVWRDVEAALSQLHGERIDTGETLVRQNPADELARRRNRAV, from the coding sequence GTGAGAAGCAGCGGCGACGGTACGGCGATGGGCGGTCCGTATCCGCTTCACAGCAGCGCGGCCGGTCACTCTCCGAAGAGGCCGATGGCGGTTCAGGGGAGCGTTCAGGGGAGCGGGGACGCCACGTCCGGACAGTCCGAACAGGAACAGATCGGTTACCGGGGGCCGACCGCGTGCGCGGCCGCCGGCATCACGTATCGACAGCTCGACTACTGGGCCCGTACGGGCCTCGTCGAGCCCAGTGTGCGGTCCGCGGGCGGATCGGGGACCCAGCGGCTCTACAGCTTCAGGGACGTCGTCGTCCTCAAGATCGTGAAGCGGTTCCTCGACACCGGTGTGTCCCTGCAGAACATCCGGACCACGGTCCAGCACCTGCGTGACCGCGGTTTCCGGGACCTGGAGCGCATGACGCTCATGAGCGACGGCGCGACGGTCTACGAGTGCACGTCGCCCGATGAGGTCCACGACCTGCTCCAGGGCGGCCAAGGGGTCTTCGGGATCGCCGTGGGCGTCGTGTGGCGGGACGTGGAAGCGGCGCTTTCGCAGCTGCACGGGGAGCGGATCGACACCGGGGAGACGCTGGTGCGGCAGAATCCCGCCGACGAGCTCGCGAGGCGGCGCAACAGGGCCGTGTGA
- a CDS encoding bifunctional nuclease family protein, with amino-acid sequence MNELDVVGVRVEMPSNQPIVLLREVGGDRYLPIWIGPGEATAIAFAQQGMAPARPLTHDLFKDVLEAVGQELTEVRITDLREGVFYAELVFASGVEVSARPSDAIALALRTGTPIYGSDGVLDDAGIAIPDEQEDEVEKFREFLDQISPEDFGTNSQ; translated from the coding sequence GTGAACGAGCTCGACGTCGTAGGTGTCCGGGTGGAAATGCCCTCCAACCAACCGATCGTGCTCCTGCGTGAAGTGGGAGGCGATCGTTACCTCCCCATCTGGATCGGACCAGGTGAGGCGACCGCGATCGCCTTCGCACAGCAGGGGATGGCGCCCGCACGGCCGCTGACCCACGACCTGTTCAAGGACGTGCTGGAGGCGGTGGGTCAGGAGCTCACCGAAGTGCGCATCACGGACCTCCGAGAAGGGGTCTTCTACGCGGAACTGGTCTTCGCCAGTGGAGTCGAGGTGAGCGCCCGGCCGTCCGACGCCATAGCGCTCGCGCTGCGCACCGGAACGCCGATCTACGGCAGCGACGGTGTTCTCGACGACGCGGGCATCGCCATTCCGGACGAGCAGGAGGACGAGGTGGAGAAGTTCCGCGAGTTCCTCGACCAGATCTCGCCCGAGGACTTCGGTACCAACAGCCAGTAG
- the ftsR gene encoding transcriptional regulator FtsR codes for MLQTPRGGAGNGTAAEDRRLMSIGAVLNALRDEFPEVTISKIRFLESEGLIEPERTPSGYRKFSPEDVERLGHVLRMQRDHYLPLKVIREHLDALERGERVSTPSLGQPREPGDAWGVSDAVEPTAARVGRAELLAAAEIDAEQLADWETYGLVVPLPDGGYDAEAVTVAALVVELGRFGIEPRHLRAMKSAAEREAGLVDQVVAPLRRHRNPQTRAHAEARTKELAGLTGKLHSALVQSALGVRLP; via the coding sequence ATGCTTCAAACACCGAGGGGCGGTGCCGGCAACGGCACCGCCGCCGAGGACCGTCGGCTGATGAGCATCGGCGCCGTCCTGAACGCGCTGCGTGACGAGTTTCCCGAGGTCACGATCTCCAAGATCCGTTTCCTGGAGTCGGAAGGGCTCATCGAGCCGGAGCGCACGCCGTCCGGCTACCGGAAGTTCAGCCCGGAGGACGTGGAGCGGCTCGGTCACGTCCTGAGGATGCAGCGCGACCACTATCTGCCGCTCAAGGTCATCCGGGAACACCTCGACGCCCTGGAGCGCGGTGAGCGGGTCTCCACGCCCTCCCTGGGGCAGCCGCGCGAGCCCGGTGACGCCTGGGGCGTGAGTGACGCCGTGGAGCCCACTGCCGCCCGTGTGGGCCGTGCGGAGCTGCTCGCCGCCGCCGAGATCGACGCGGAGCAGCTCGCCGACTGGGAGACGTACGGGCTTGTCGTGCCGTTGCCGGACGGTGGCTACGACGCGGAGGCCGTGACGGTCGCCGCGCTCGTCGTGGAACTTGGGCGATTCGGTATCGAACCCAGGCATCTGCGCGCCATGAAGTCGGCGGCCGAACGTGAGGCCGGCCTGGTCGACCAGGTCGTGGCGCCGCTGCGCCGGCACCGCAATCCGCAGACCAGAGCCCATGCGGAAGCCCGTACGAAGGAACTCGCCGGGCTGACCGGAAAGCTGCACTCTGCACTGGTGCAGAGTGCGCTCGGGGTGCGGTTGCCCTGA
- a CDS encoding FHA domain-containing protein produces MFGGYGRCEDVCAADVRRCVQSGFVLPHGRVCFGQGESPVKLFAKLFGKSAREDSGNPATARHRAPRHGDAEEQGAERPMFRDQVGGPGGDISGAQGASSVDPAGPGRIGFGEPSTSSTGGGFTPDPYASNAPAGQPRQEDPSMALVCTRCGNRNAEASRFCSNCGAPLRAGAAPERPSETTSTISISGLEAYDAEVTGQTASPALSPEAQAAVDALPLGSALLVVRRGPNSGSRFLLDGELTTAGRHPQSDIFLDDVTVSRRHVEFRRLGDGSFTVADVGSLNGTYVNRERIDSVALSNGDEVQIGKYRLVFYASQRGIGI; encoded by the coding sequence CTGTTTGGCGGATACGGACGTTGTGAGGATGTCTGTGCTGCCGATGTACGCCGGTGTGTGCAATCAGGGTTCGTCCTGCCCCACGGGCGGGTCTGTTTCGGTCAAGGGGAATCGCCCGTGAAGTTGTTTGCGAAGTTGTTCGGCAAGAGCGCACGTGAGGACAGTGGCAATCCCGCCACCGCCCGGCACCGTGCCCCGCGCCATGGAGATGCCGAGGAGCAGGGCGCCGAGCGCCCGATGTTCCGTGACCAGGTCGGTGGGCCAGGCGGTGACATTTCGGGCGCGCAGGGCGCGTCGTCTGTTGACCCTGCCGGTCCGGGCCGCATAGGTTTCGGAGAACCGTCAACCTCAAGTACGGGTGGAGGGTTTACCCCCGATCCGTACGCATCGAATGCCCCCGCGGGGCAGCCGCGGCAGGAGGATCCGTCCATGGCCCTGGTGTGTACGAGGTGCGGGAACCGCAACGCCGAGGCGAGCCGGTTCTGCTCCAACTGCGGCGCGCCGCTGCGGGCCGGGGCCGCGCCGGAGCGTCCGTCGGAGACGACCTCGACGATCTCCATCTCGGGCCTTGAGGCCTACGACGCGGAGGTGACGGGGCAGACCGCCTCGCCCGCCCTCTCGCCGGAGGCCCAGGCCGCCGTTGACGCACTGCCGCTCGGCTCCGCGCTCCTCGTGGTGCGCCGTGGGCCGAACTCGGGCAGCCGCTTCCTTCTGGACGGCGAGCTGACCACGGCGGGGCGTCACCCGCAGAGCGACATCTTCCTGGACGACGTGACCGTCTCGCGCCGCCACGTGGAGTTCCGTCGCCTCGGGGACGGTTCCTTCACCGTCGCCGACGTGGGCAGCCTCAACGGCACGTACGTCAATCGGGAGCGCATCGACTCGGTCGCGCTGTCGAACGGCGACGAGGTGCAGATCGGCAAGTACCGGCTGGTCTTCTACGCGAGCCAGCGGGGCATCGGCATCTGA
- a CDS encoding DUF881 domain-containing protein: protein MATEETPGGENRSRELPAEVRSVPAEPGEGAAPEQAEQQEKQQSEQASLSGRQRLMEGLWPPRVTRPQLIVALLLFVLGLGLAIQVRSNNDSSALRGARQEDLVRILDELDDRTQRLEGEKQRLEDQRTGLENSSDQAEEARKQTVEKERQLGILAGTVAAQGPGITLTIDDKKGSVEADMLLDAIQELRAAGAEAIQINDVRVVANTYLSDTDSGGVRVDGRKVGKPYRFKVIGKPQDLEPALNIPGGVVQTLEKEQATVTVTRAEKIVVDALRAAKRPDYARSSSQ from the coding sequence ATGGCTACGGAAGAGACCCCCGGGGGCGAGAACCGGAGCAGGGAGCTGCCCGCAGAGGTGCGGAGCGTGCCCGCCGAGCCCGGGGAGGGCGCGGCGCCGGAGCAGGCAGAGCAGCAGGAGAAGCAGCAGAGCGAGCAGGCATCGCTCAGCGGCCGTCAGCGGCTGATGGAGGGGCTGTGGCCGCCTCGCGTCACGCGCCCTCAACTCATCGTGGCCCTGCTGCTGTTCGTGCTGGGACTCGGTCTTGCCATCCAGGTGCGCTCCAACAACGACAGCAGCGCGCTCCGTGGCGCACGTCAGGAAGATCTCGTACGCATCCTCGATGAACTGGATGACCGTACACAGCGTCTGGAAGGTGAGAAGCAGCGTCTCGAGGACCAGCGCACCGGGCTTGAGAACAGCTCGGACCAGGCCGAGGAGGCCCGCAAGCAGACTGTCGAGAAGGAGCGTCAACTCGGCATCCTGGCGGGCACCGTGGCTGCGCAGGGTCCTGGAATCACGCTGACCATCGATGACAAGAAGGGGTCGGTCGAGGCGGACATGCTGCTCGACGCCATTCAGGAGTTGCGTGCCGCGGGTGCCGAGGCCATCCAGATCAATGACGTACGCGTAGTGGCCAACACCTATCTGTCGGATACGGACAGTGGTGGTGTCCGGGTGGACGGCCGCAAGGTCGGCAAGCCCTACCGGTTCAAGGTCATCGGCAAGCCGCAGGACCTCGAGCCGGCGCTGAACATCCCAGGTGGAGTGGTGCAGACTCTGGAGAAGGAGCAGGCCACCGTCACCGTGACGCGAGCGGAGAAGATCGTGGTGGACGCCTTGCGAGCGGCGAAGCGGCCTGACTACGCTCGGTCGTCGTCCCAGTGA
- a CDS encoding small basic family protein, which translates to MIAVLGLVVGVVAGLLVRPEVPAVVEPYLPIAVVAALDAVFGGLRAMLDGIFDDKVFVVSFLSNVVVAALIVFLGDKLGVGAQLSTGVVVVLGIRIFSNAAAIRRHIFRA; encoded by the coding sequence GTGATCGCCGTACTGGGCCTCGTCGTGGGAGTCGTGGCCGGATTGTTGGTCCGGCCCGAGGTTCCGGCGGTGGTCGAGCCGTACCTTCCGATCGCCGTGGTGGCGGCACTCGACGCGGTGTTCGGAGGCCTGCGCGCGATGCTCGACGGCATCTTCGACGACAAGGTCTTCGTGGTGTCATTCCTCTCGAACGTGGTCGTTGCCGCCCTTATCGTGTTCCTGGGCGACAAGTTGGGCGTAGGTGCTCAGCTCTCCACCGGTGTCGTGGTGGTGCTCGGCATCCGGATCTTCTCGAACGCCGCCGCCATCCGCCGACACATCTTCAGGGCGTGA
- a CDS encoding DUF881 domain-containing protein — translation MCGMPQQPPVRSTPSRPRRPDASMSLLNTVMDHSLDEGYAEAAARKKAKGAGGVPRPLRAKLGLALGLVLAALVVTVGAAQARIAAPVVAKERAELIDRIETATSDADELEEDVETLRDDVDERQREALKKHGGSQGELVSLLSGATKVQGPGVKLVVDDAKEADQGGGGPRESAGFSDTGRVRDRDMQRVVNGLWQSGAEAIAINDQRLTALSAIRAAGDAILVDNKPLVPPYTVLAVGDGQRLSTRFQNSRDGQYLHALQENFGVRTSISVQDDVRLPAAPSVTVRTAEPKAGKGTS, via the coding sequence ATGTGCGGCATGCCGCAGCAGCCCCCCGTTCGGAGCACCCCCTCGCGCCCCCGGCGCCCGGACGCCTCCATGTCGCTGCTGAACACGGTCATGGACCACAGCCTGGACGAGGGCTACGCCGAGGCGGCGGCACGCAAGAAGGCCAAGGGCGCGGGTGGAGTGCCGCGTCCGCTGCGGGCGAAGCTCGGTCTTGCCCTCGGCCTTGTGCTCGCGGCCCTTGTGGTGACGGTGGGTGCCGCGCAGGCGCGGATAGCCGCTCCGGTCGTCGCCAAGGAGCGCGCGGAGCTCATCGACCGGATCGAGACGGCGACCTCCGACGCCGACGAGCTCGAAGAGGACGTCGAGACGCTCCGTGACGACGTGGACGAACGGCAGCGCGAGGCACTGAAGAAACACGGGGGCAGCCAGGGCGAGTTGGTGTCCCTGCTCTCCGGTGCCACCAAGGTCCAGGGACCCGGCGTGAAGCTTGTGGTGGACGACGCCAAGGAAGCCGACCAGGGCGGGGGCGGGCCGCGCGAGAGCGCGGGATTCTCCGACACCGGGCGGGTGCGCGACCGCGACATGCAACGGGTCGTCAACGGCCTGTGGCAGTCCGGCGCGGAGGCGATCGCCATCAACGACCAGCGGCTGACGGCGCTGTCGGCGATCAGGGCCGCGGGTGACGCGATACTGGTCGACAACAAGCCGCTGGTGCCGCCGTATACGGTGCTTGCCGTAGGCGACGGGCAGCGCTTGAGCACGAGATTCCAGAACAGTCGCGACGGTCAGTATCTGCACGCTCTGCAGGAGAACTTCGGGGTCCGGACCAGCATTTCCGTCCAGGATGATGTCCGACTGCCGGCAGCACCGAGTGTGACCGTACGTACAGCAGAGCCGAAGGCAGGAAAGGGCACATCGTGA